A genomic window from Cupriavidus basilensis includes:
- a CDS encoding DUF2059 domain-containing protein has translation MLKTYRRIAVLAAFVPAMMLANAAHAQDADKTAAIKELLTVMQADQAVKGQAENWQQGAKQEAPMVLEQVLVENKTLNDKQKQAAVEKLKKNGAVQRMVDGAGTAFTTDGFKTDAMKAHYDAFGKYYSAQEIKDLTTFLKSPTGQKFMANQGKATQEIWGSMMQKYGPQVGKSMRDAAEKEIAAAAK, from the coding sequence ATGCTCAAAACCTATCGACGTATCGCTGTTCTGGCTGCCTTCGTACCGGCCATGATGCTGGCCAACGCGGCGCATGCCCAGGACGCCGACAAGACCGCTGCCATCAAGGAACTACTGACCGTGATGCAGGCCGACCAGGCCGTCAAGGGCCAGGCCGAGAACTGGCAGCAAGGCGCCAAGCAGGAAGCGCCCATGGTCCTGGAGCAGGTACTGGTCGAGAACAAGACGCTCAACGACAAGCAAAAGCAAGCTGCTGTCGAGAAGCTCAAGAAGAACGGCGCGGTGCAGCGCATGGTTGATGGCGCCGGCACGGCGTTCACCACCGATGGCTTCAAGACCGATGCCATGAAGGCCCACTACGACGCCTTCGGCAAGTACTACAGCGCCCAGGAAATCAAGGACCTGACCACGTTCCTGAAGTCGCCGACCGGCCAGAAGTTCATGGCTAACCAGGGCAAGGCGACCCAGGAAATCTGGGGCTCGATGATGCAAAAGTACGGCCCGCAAGTCGGCAAGTCGATGCGCGACGCCGCCGAGAAGGAGATCGCCGCCGCGGCGAAGTAA
- the serC gene encoding 3-phosphoserine/phosphohydroxythreonine transaminase, producing MNEPQNPALAAMMQRAVAERVYNFSPGPAALPTEVLLQAADEMLSWHGSGVSVMEMSHRSREFESIQAEALANLRELLQVPKNFRILFLQGGAIGENGIVPLNLMRRVNADRPKADFVVTGTWSVKSEQEARRYGEVNIAATSTAQKFARIPDVADWKLSDDAAYVHLCTNETIVGVEFQDVPDIGQHRDGGPVVVADVSSHILSRPVDWSRVQVAYGGAQKNIGPAGLTIVIVREDLLGHAHPLCPSAFNWRLVAEHDSMYNTPPTYSIYIAGLVFKWLKAQGGVGAIEQRNIAKSHALYEFLDQSAFYRNEIDPGSRSRMNVPFFLADESRNDAFLAGARANGLVQLKGHKSVGGMRASLYNAMPIEGVAALIEYMREFERTAA from the coding sequence ATGAACGAACCCCAGAATCCAGCACTTGCCGCCATGATGCAGCGCGCCGTGGCCGAGCGTGTCTATAACTTCTCGCCGGGTCCGGCGGCCCTGCCGACCGAAGTGCTGCTGCAGGCAGCCGACGAGATGCTGTCGTGGCACGGATCCGGCGTCTCGGTGATGGAAATGAGCCACCGCAGCCGCGAGTTCGAGAGCATCCAGGCCGAGGCGCTGGCCAACCTGCGCGAGCTGCTGCAGGTGCCGAAGAACTTCCGCATCCTGTTCCTGCAGGGCGGTGCCATCGGCGAAAACGGCATCGTGCCGCTGAACCTGATGCGCCGCGTGAACGCGGATCGTCCCAAGGCGGATTTCGTCGTCACCGGTACCTGGTCGGTCAAGTCCGAGCAGGAAGCGCGCCGCTACGGCGAGGTGAATATCGCAGCCACCAGCACCGCGCAAAAGTTCGCCCGCATCCCGGATGTCGCTGACTGGAAGCTGTCGGACGATGCTGCCTACGTGCACCTGTGCACCAACGAAACCATCGTTGGCGTGGAGTTCCAGGACGTGCCCGACATCGGCCAGCACCGCGACGGCGGACCGGTCGTGGTCGCCGACGTCTCCAGCCACATCCTGTCGCGCCCGGTCGACTGGTCGCGCGTGCAGGTCGCCTACGGCGGCGCGCAAAAGAACATCGGGCCGGCCGGCCTGACCATCGTGATCGTGCGCGAAGACCTGCTGGGCCATGCGCATCCCCTGTGCCCATCCGCCTTCAACTGGCGCCTGGTGGCCGAGCATGACTCGATGTACAACACGCCGCCGACCTATTCCATCTATATCGCCGGGCTGGTTTTCAAGTGGCTCAAGGCGCAGGGCGGCGTAGGCGCCATCGAGCAACGCAATATCGCCAAGTCGCACGCGCTGTATGAGTTCCTCGACCAGAGCGCGTTCTACCGCAACGAGATCGATCCAGGCAGCCGCTCGCGCATGAACGTGCCGTTTTTCCTGGCCGACGAATCCCGCAACGACGCCTTCCTGGCGGGCGCGCGTGCCAATGGCCTGGTGCAGTTGAAGGGCCACAAGTCGGTCGGCGGCATGCGCGCCAGCCTCTACAACGCCATGCCGATCGAGGGCGTTGCCGCCCTGATCGAGTATATGCGCGAGTTCGAGCGGACCGCGGCCTGA
- the pheA gene encoding prephenate dehydratase, with translation MTNQDKQGAQGEAQQDNGAAEKALGVELTPLREQIDTLDRELLAMLNRRAQLALDVGEVKKKYGAPVFRPERELQVIRKVQGANPGPLLDDSVAAIWREVMSACRGLEKPLEVAFLGPAGTFSEQALYAHFGHEVSGVPCPSIDEVFRAVEAGTVEYGVVPVENSTEGAVSRTLDLFLQTSLKISGEIALKVHHNLMASSPDMKGVTVVRAHAQALAQCQHWLTANYPHLERQAVSSNAEAARMASEDPTVAAIAGESAANRYHLHLVRTHIQDDPHNRTRFAVIGRYETEPSGSDQTSMILSVPNKAGAVYQLLAPLADNGVSMCRFESRPARSGAWEYYFYVDVEGHQHDASVARALEELRRNAAYFKVLGSYPSSR, from the coding sequence ATGACAAATCAAGACAAGCAGGGCGCGCAGGGGGAGGCGCAGCAGGACAATGGCGCGGCCGAAAAGGCGCTGGGCGTCGAGCTGACGCCGCTGCGCGAGCAGATCGACACGCTCGACCGCGAGCTGCTGGCGATGCTGAACCGCCGCGCGCAACTCGCCCTCGACGTGGGCGAGGTCAAGAAGAAGTACGGCGCGCCGGTGTTCCGCCCCGAGCGCGAGTTGCAGGTGATTCGCAAGGTGCAGGGGGCCAACCCTGGCCCCCTGCTAGACGACAGCGTGGCGGCAATCTGGCGTGAAGTCATGTCGGCCTGCCGCGGGCTGGAGAAGCCGCTCGAGGTGGCATTCCTCGGCCCGGCAGGCACCTTCTCGGAGCAGGCGCTGTACGCGCACTTTGGTCACGAGGTCAGCGGCGTACCCTGCCCCAGCATTGATGAGGTGTTCCGCGCGGTGGAAGCCGGCACCGTGGAGTACGGCGTGGTGCCGGTGGAGAATTCCACGGAGGGCGCGGTCTCGCGCACGCTGGACCTGTTCCTGCAGACCTCGCTGAAGATCAGTGGCGAGATCGCGCTGAAGGTGCACCACAACCTGATGGCATCGTCGCCCGATATGAAAGGCGTGACCGTGGTGCGCGCGCATGCGCAGGCGCTGGCGCAGTGCCAGCACTGGCTCACGGCCAACTACCCGCACCTGGAGCGCCAGGCGGTGTCGAGCAATGCGGAAGCGGCACGCATGGCCAGCGAGGATCCCACCGTGGCGGCCATCGCCGGCGAGTCGGCGGCCAATCGCTACCACCTGCATCTGGTGCGCACGCACATCCAGGATGATCCGCATAACCGCACGCGCTTTGCCGTGATCGGCCGCTACGAAACCGAGCCCTCCGGCAGCGACCAGACCTCGATGATCCTCTCGGTGCCCAACAAGGCAGGCGCGGTCTACCAGTTGCTTGCGCCGCTGGCCGACAACGGTGTGTCGATGTGCCGGTTCGAGTCGCGCCCAGCGCGCAGCGGCGCGTGGGAGTACTACTTCTACGTCGACGTCGAAGGCCACCAGCACGATGCTTCAGTGGCGCGCGCGCTGGAAGAGTTGCGCCGCAACGCGGCCTACTTCAAGGTGCTGGGCTCGTATCCGTCCAGCCGTTAA